From the Primulina tabacum isolate GXHZ01 chromosome 15, ASM2559414v2, whole genome shotgun sequence genome, one window contains:
- the LOC142525890 gene encoding agamous-like MADS-box protein AGL18, whose protein sequence is MASEKMDSAEKITEGKSSSGIKSAFIKRRDCLIKKASELAILCGSEVAIIGYSNDGKLFEYASSEYALYAAIFVSENSFSVVSLGFIHVMAKIMKRFEECQRIKKGVPVNHDPERQEDVLREEMEKLKQKEDQHVLGRNLDSMSREDLQELEQQLNEGLLCIKDRKEAILVQKLQKSRDNELQSMQENVTLRQKVENLERLCAPISYQQPILLEYQLKGQSNFELGQGVASPQLACDTSTGDADLVDTNLQLGPSTSKVCGKRKTPCEERRSNADTFLSI, encoded by the exons ATGGcttctgagaagatggattccGCAGAGAAAATTACCGAGGGCAAAAGTAGCAGCGGCATCAAAAGTGCGTTCATCAAGAGGCGTGATTGTTTGATTAAGAAGGCGAGTGAATTAGCTATTCTCTGCGGTTCCGAAGTTGCCATTATTGGATACTCCAACGACGGGAAGTTGTTCGAATATGCTAGTTCCGAGTACGCCCTCTATGCTGCTATCTTCGTTTCTGAGAATTCCTTTTCTGTTGTTTCTTTGGGATTTATTCATGT CATGGCGAAAATAATGAAGAGATTTGAAGAGTGCCAGCGAATTAAAAAAGGTGTTCCGGTGAACCACGATCCAGAG AGGCAAGAGGATGTTCTGAGAGAAGAGATGGAAAAGCTCAAACAAAAGGAGGACCA GCATGTGTTGGGGAGGAATCTCGATAGCATGAGTCGCGAAGATTTGCAAGAACTCGAACAACAACTAAACGAAGGGTTATTGTGCATTAAGGATAGGAAG GAGGCAATATTGGTCCAGAAACTTCAAAAATCAAGGGATAAT gAGCTACAATCCATGCAGGAGAATGTGACTTTACGCCAAAAG GTTGAAAACCTTGAAAGGCTTTGTGCCCCGATCAGCTATCAACAACCAATTCTTCTCGAGTACCAGTTGAAGGGGCAGAGCAACTTCGAGCTCGGACAAGGCGTTGCCAGTCCCCAACTAGCTTGCGATACTAGCACTGGAGATGCAGACTTAGTGGACACCAACCTGCAATTGGG GCCTTCAACTTCCAAGGTTTGTGGAAAAAGGAAAACTCCATGCGAGGAAAGAAGAAGCAATGCCGATACTTTTCTTTCGATATAG